The following proteins come from a genomic window of Pyxidicoccus sp. MSG2:
- a CDS encoding FAD-dependent oxidoreductase, whose amino-acid sequence MPETDRKEAVTVVGAGLVGSLLAMYLARRGYTVEVLERRPDMRREVIDAGRSINLAISTRGLHALRQVGLEAEALKHAIPMRGRMIHSAKGELTYQPYGKDDSQHINSLSRAWLNKFLMTEAEGTGRVRIRFKQRVTHADFGTGALTVHDEATGETRREEGRVLFGTDGSGSAVRQELDRVPGFHASNEQLGHGYKELTIPAGPGGAFQMEKHALHIWPRGTYMLIALPNEDGSFTCTLFLPWKGGAVSFETLDTPARLEAFFEEQFPDAKRMIPDLVDAFFSRPTGSMVTVKCAPWRVGGQALVLGDAAHAIVPFFGQGMNCGFEDCVVLDGLLDTRGRWEDVFADFERLRKTNADAIADMAVENFIEMRDSTGSPRFLLEKAVEKVLLNAFPGEFVSRYTLVSFSRVPYRLAYEVGAIAGGIVSELSEGLARAEDVNLERAGQLIRGRLVPFMKEHADGFRTQG is encoded by the coding sequence ATGCCCGAGACTGACCGGAAGGAAGCCGTCACCGTGGTGGGCGCGGGCCTCGTCGGCTCGCTGCTCGCCATGTACCTGGCCCGCCGGGGCTACACCGTGGAGGTGCTGGAGCGCCGCCCGGACATGCGCCGCGAGGTCATCGACGCGGGGCGCTCCATCAACCTCGCCATCTCCACGCGCGGCCTGCACGCGCTGCGGCAGGTGGGGCTGGAGGCGGAGGCGCTGAAGCACGCCATCCCCATGCGCGGAAGGATGATTCATTCCGCGAAGGGCGAGCTGACGTACCAGCCCTACGGCAAGGACGACTCGCAGCACATCAACTCGCTGTCGCGCGCGTGGCTGAACAAGTTCCTGATGACGGAGGCGGAGGGCACCGGCCGCGTGCGCATCCGCTTCAAGCAGCGCGTCACCCACGCGGACTTCGGGACGGGCGCGCTCACGGTGCACGACGAGGCCACGGGCGAGACACGCCGCGAGGAGGGCCGCGTGCTGTTCGGCACGGACGGCTCGGGCTCGGCGGTGCGGCAGGAGCTGGACCGGGTGCCGGGCTTCCACGCGTCGAACGAGCAGCTCGGGCATGGGTACAAGGAGCTGACGATTCCGGCGGGTCCGGGCGGCGCGTTCCAGATGGAGAAGCACGCGCTGCACATCTGGCCTCGCGGCACGTACATGCTGATTGCCCTGCCCAACGAGGACGGCAGCTTCACGTGCACGCTGTTCCTCCCGTGGAAGGGCGGCGCGGTGAGCTTCGAGACGCTCGACACGCCAGCGCGGCTGGAGGCGTTCTTCGAGGAGCAGTTCCCGGATGCGAAGAGGATGATTCCGGACCTGGTGGACGCGTTCTTCTCGCGGCCCACGGGCAGCATGGTGACGGTGAAGTGCGCGCCGTGGCGCGTGGGCGGGCAGGCGCTGGTGCTGGGCGACGCGGCGCACGCCATCGTCCCCTTCTTCGGACAGGGGATGAACTGTGGCTTCGAGGACTGCGTCGTCCTGGACGGGCTGCTGGACACGCGCGGACGGTGGGAGGACGTGTTCGCGGACTTCGAGCGGCTGCGGAAGACGAACGCGGACGCCATCGCGGACATGGCGGTGGAGAACTTCATCGAGATGCGCGACAGCACCGGCAGCCCGCGCTTCCTGCTGGAGAAGGCGGTGGAGAAGGTGCTGCTCAACGCCTTCCCCGGTGAGTTCGTCAGCCGCTACACGCTGGTGAGCTTCAGCCGCGTGCCGTACCGGCTGGCGTACGAGGTGGGGGCGATTGCCGGCGGCATCGTCTCGGAGCTGTCCGAGGGGCTGGCTCGGGCGGAGGATGTGAACCTGGAGCGCGCGGGGCAGCTCATCCGCGGCCGGCTGGTGCCTTTCATGAAGGAGCACGCGGATGGATTTCGGACTCAAGGGTAG
- a CDS encoding SDR family oxidoreductase — protein sequence MDFGLKGRRALVMGASAGLGYAIAQALVKEGATVAICSRGGDKLEKAAKELGAALAVPCDLTQPGAAKRLVEETVAKLGGVDVLVVNTGGPPAGGFESLTGEQWQLGFQSLWMAAVDGIQAALPGMKERKWGRIVLVTSLAAREAMPNLTISNGLRAGLLGLVKSVSNEVAQHGVTLNAVLPGFHATERMTQLGLTDEKVAPQIPARRLGRPEELAALAAFLSSEQASYITGQSIVVDGGAARGF from the coding sequence ATGGATTTCGGACTCAAGGGTAGGCGCGCGCTGGTGATGGGCGCGTCCGCGGGCCTCGGCTACGCGATTGCCCAGGCGCTGGTGAAGGAAGGCGCCACGGTGGCCATCTGCTCGCGCGGTGGAGACAAGCTGGAGAAGGCCGCGAAGGAGCTGGGCGCGGCGCTGGCGGTGCCGTGTGACTTGACGCAGCCCGGAGCGGCGAAGCGGCTGGTGGAAGAGACTGTCGCGAAGCTGGGCGGCGTGGACGTGCTGGTGGTGAACACGGGCGGGCCTCCGGCGGGCGGCTTCGAGTCGCTGACGGGCGAGCAGTGGCAGCTCGGCTTCCAGAGCCTGTGGATGGCGGCGGTGGATGGCATCCAGGCGGCGCTGCCCGGCATGAAGGAGCGCAAGTGGGGCCGCATCGTCCTGGTGACGTCGCTGGCCGCGCGCGAGGCGATGCCGAACCTGACCATCTCCAACGGCCTGCGCGCGGGCCTGCTGGGGTTGGTGAAGTCGGTGAGCAACGAGGTGGCGCAGCACGGCGTCACCCTCAACGCGGTGCTGCCGGGCTTCCACGCGACGGAGCGGATGACGCAGCTCGGGCTCACCGACGAGAAGGTGGCGCCGCAGATTCCCGCGCGGCGCCTGGGACGTCCGGAGGAACTGGCCGCGCTGGCCGCGTTCCTGTCGTCCGAGCAGGCCTCGTACATCACCGGCCAGTCGATTGTGGTGGATGGCGGGGCGGCGCGCGGGTTCTGA
- a CDS encoding alpha/beta hydrolase family protein: MTSMWVLDTPPPAADARIPYGPLEHQFGDLRLPAGPGPHPVVVVIHGGFWRAKYDLEHIGHLCAELTRQGFATWSLEYRRVGHEGGGWPGTFEDVALGTDFLRTLARTHPLDLSRVVAMGHSAGGHLAVWLGARHRLPAGGPLHRADPLPLRGVVSLAGAVDLERTFELRLSEGIVEEFLGGSPARVPERYRLASPAALQPLGLPQVLVHGTEDDTVPVSMSEAFHARGRELGDPVRFVVLPGAGHFEVIGPRSREWPQVVEAVRSLL, encoded by the coding sequence ATGACTTCGATGTGGGTTCTCGACACGCCTCCGCCCGCCGCCGATGCGCGGATTCCCTATGGTCCGCTGGAGCACCAGTTCGGTGACCTGAGGCTGCCCGCGGGCCCCGGGCCGCATCCGGTGGTGGTCGTCATCCACGGTGGCTTTTGGCGCGCGAAGTACGACCTGGAGCACATCGGTCATCTCTGCGCGGAATTGACCCGGCAGGGCTTCGCCACATGGAGCCTGGAGTACCGCCGCGTGGGCCATGAAGGCGGCGGCTGGCCGGGAACCTTCGAGGACGTGGCGCTTGGCACGGACTTCCTGCGCACGCTGGCGCGCACCCATCCCCTGGACCTCTCGCGCGTGGTGGCGATGGGGCACTCGGCGGGTGGGCACCTGGCCGTGTGGCTCGGCGCGCGTCACCGGCTGCCCGCGGGCGGACCGCTCCACCGCGCGGACCCGCTGCCCCTGCGCGGGGTGGTGTCCCTGGCGGGCGCCGTGGACCTGGAGCGCACCTTCGAGTTGCGGCTCAGCGAGGGCATCGTGGAGGAGTTCCTCGGAGGCTCGCCTGCCCGGGTGCCCGAGCGCTACCGCCTGGCGTCACCCGCGGCGCTTCAGCCGCTCGGGCTGCCGCAGGTGCTCGTGCATGGCACCGAGGACGACACCGTGCCCGTGTCCATGAGTGAGGCCTTCCACGCACGAGGCCGTGAACTGGGTGACCCCGTGCGTTTCGTCGTGCTCCCCGGAGCCGGACACTTCGAGGTCATCGGCCCGCGCTCGCGCGAGTGGCCGCAGGTGGTGGAAGCGGTGCGCTCACTCCTCTGA